The Candidatus Synechococcus calcipolaris G9 nucleotide sequence AGCGGCTTTGAGTCCCCAACCTCTCCCCCAGGAAGTAAGGCTGACTCGCCATCAATGACCCCAGCGGCCCTAGAACCAGTCGTCAATCCCCCAAGCCAACCAGCGGTTTTGCCAACGGACGAAGCTCCTATAGAGCTACCACCACAATCCGTAGAACCATCCACCCTAGAGCCTTTACCTGAAGCTGTTCCAACTGAACCGGAGGTCTTATCGGAGCCTGCCCCGCCGCCACCCCAAGCTCTAGAGGCTTCCATCCAATCCGGCGATGAATCTGCCCTTGAACTGGATGAAGGGTTTCTTTGGTCTGCGGAAGTTCTCGCTGCCCAGGGCCGCCGGCCCGAAGAGGTGGATATCGAGGAAATTAACTGGCTGCAACGACTTCGCCAAGGTCTAGGGAAAACGCGCCGGGGCTTAGTCAATCAACTCAAGGCGATCGTCGGTCAGGGGCCCCTCAGTAATGAAGCGGTTGAAGAGATTGAAATGCTGCTGTTACAGTCGGATGTGGGGGTGAAGGCAACGGATTATATTATTGAGGCTCTCCAGGCCAAAATTCGTCAGGAAACCCTGCCGCCAGATGCGGCGATCGCCTACTTGAAGGAGATTCTCCTGGGGATTTTAGATGCTCCTTTTAAGAATGGCTATAGCCCTAATTTTGCGCCCAAAAAACAGGAACTTAATGTTTGGTTAATGACCGGTGTTAATGGCGTTGGCAAAACGACAACCATTGGTAAAATTGCCCATGTATCCACCCAGTCTGGCTATCGCTGTTTAGTGGCTGCTGCCGATACATTCCGGGCTGCTGCGGCCGAACAAGTTAAAATCTGGGCCGAGCGATCGCAGGTGGAAGTGATTGCCAATCCCGGTAAAAATACAGATCCGGCGGCGGTCGTCTTTGATGCGATTATTGCTGCCCAAGCCCGTGATGCTGAGTTATTGTTAGTGGATACCGCCGGTCGGCTACAGAACAAAAAGAACCTGATGGAAGAGTTGAAAAAAATCCGTCGTATTATTGATAAAAAAGCCCCCAACGCGGCGATCGAATCTCTGTTAGTGTTAGATGCCACCCTCGGACAAAATGGATTGCGACAGGCCCAAGTCTTTGCCGAAGCCGCCCAACTTACCGGTGTCATTATTACTAAATTAGATGGCACGGCTAAGGGGGGAGTTGCCCTGG carries:
- the ftsY gene encoding signal recognition particle-docking protein FtsY; this translates as MVFNWFRRKFGKDTSEDEEQTSPTPEIITSEVESPSSSQEDIADGDVPDDAEPVPESTEPNPPKRDILAWARTAYQSIQSRQTDTLPTDSAETPSPERTEPTASPLPEPQPFSGFESPTSPPGSKADSPSMTPAALEPVVNPPSQPAVLPTDEAPIELPPQSVEPSTLEPLPEAVPTEPEVLSEPAPPPPQALEASIQSGDESALELDEGFLWSAEVLAAQGRRPEEVDIEEINWLQRLRQGLGKTRRGLVNQLKAIVGQGPLSNEAVEEIEMLLLQSDVGVKATDYIIEALQAKIRQETLPPDAAIAYLKEILLGILDAPFKNGYSPNFAPKKQELNVWLMTGVNGVGKTTTIGKIAHVSTQSGYRCLVAAADTFRAAAAEQVKIWAERSQVEVIANPGKNTDPAAVVFDAIIAAQARDAELLLVDTAGRLQNKKNLMEELKKIRRIIDKKAPNAAIESLLVLDATLGQNGLRQAQVFAEAAQLTGVIITKLDGTAKGGVALAVVQELGLPIRFIGAGEGISDLRPFSSYEFVEALLSQ